Proteins found in one Collinsella aerofaciens genomic segment:
- a CDS encoding DUF2326 domain-containing protein, with protein sequence MFIKSLRIRKTTTDEIVREVLFHKGANLIVDTEDSESHNRVGKTTFLKLIDIAMGAKDRKLIYTDADTGTVTEELRDFIVTNKIAVDMTLTSDFPDGDDVILTIDLFPNGRYYIDGEKMGQKAYQQRLNVLLFGNEANVPTFRQLINSFVRVSVGGDDNSFLKTVPSGSTSIYRSVYNALFGISDPALDKKRDDLNKDLNKTRESIKRYKKVQNVDTVSEQQQILAGLEAEHEEVQCKLNSIIDADVYRANRDEIAATRTRYASLTLQLSDIDYRLQRNEEALQTAMQERGRQADVNLSRRFFEEVCSMIPMVNATFEEMVAFNNQLCDNKIAYFASVAEKLKAERASVQREISQLSSQNSQFMSLVEQDLIDEYESLQARLVELSSSIGKCREVIDTLNSFEVEQTSIEGKIASLGSSDDGDEPQSNDFAAMMLAFNAFFTPLAREFNNESPLLVYYEESNKFPVAIRDTAGSSTGTRKSLIAAFDLAYQQFAESKGIKTPRFIVHDVLENIEGKVLRDIIARASTINCQYIVAVLKEKLDSSLIPAEEQGKLQILQLSIDDMLFTRGKGVAS encoded by the coding sequence ATGTTCATCAAGTCGCTTAGAATTCGCAAGACAACAACTGACGAAATAGTTCGCGAGGTCTTATTCCACAAGGGTGCCAACCTCATCGTCGATACCGAGGACTCCGAATCGCACAATCGCGTTGGAAAAACAACCTTCCTCAAGCTCATTGATATCGCAATGGGCGCCAAGGACAGGAAGCTCATTTACACAGACGCCGACACGGGCACGGTGACCGAGGAGCTACGCGATTTCATCGTCACAAACAAGATCGCCGTCGACATGACACTGACATCGGATTTTCCCGATGGCGATGACGTGATTCTCACAATCGACCTCTTCCCGAATGGAAGGTACTACATAGACGGCGAAAAGATGGGGCAGAAAGCTTACCAGCAACGACTCAATGTCTTGCTTTTCGGGAACGAAGCGAATGTGCCCACGTTTCGCCAATTGATCAATTCATTTGTCCGCGTGTCCGTAGGCGGGGATGATAATTCCTTCCTCAAAACCGTTCCCAGCGGCAGCACATCCATCTACCGGAGTGTCTACAACGCTCTGTTCGGCATCTCAGATCCGGCGCTCGACAAAAAGCGTGACGACCTCAACAAGGACTTGAACAAGACGCGTGAGTCCATCAAACGCTATAAGAAAGTCCAGAACGTCGATACGGTCAGCGAGCAGCAGCAGATACTTGCAGGGCTCGAAGCCGAGCATGAAGAAGTCCAGTGCAAGCTCAACAGCATCATCGACGCCGATGTCTACAGGGCCAACCGCGATGAAATCGCGGCTACACGCACCCGATACGCATCTCTGACACTGCAACTCTCAGACATAGACTACAGGCTGCAACGAAATGAAGAGGCCCTGCAGACTGCTATGCAAGAGCGCGGTAGACAAGCCGACGTTAATTTGAGCAGACGGTTTTTCGAGGAAGTCTGTTCGATGATCCCGATGGTGAATGCAACTTTCGAAGAGATGGTCGCATTCAACAACCAGCTCTGCGACAACAAGATTGCCTATTTCGCGAGTGTGGCAGAAAAACTGAAGGCCGAGCGTGCATCTGTGCAACGTGAAATCAGCCAACTGTCATCGCAGAACAGCCAATTCATGTCATTGGTGGAGCAAGACCTCATCGATGAGTACGAGTCGCTTCAGGCACGCCTAGTTGAGCTTTCGAGCAGTATCGGCAAATGCCGAGAAGTAATAGATACGCTCAACAGCTTTGAGGTAGAACAGACCAGCATTGAGGGAAAAATCGCATCGCTTGGCTCGTCTGATGATGGCGACGAGCCGCAATCCAACGATTTTGCTGCAATGATGCTTGCGTTTAACGCATTCTTCACTCCGCTTGCCAGGGAGTTCAACAACGAATCGCCGCTGCTCGTTTACTATGAAGAGTCGAACAAGTTCCCCGTTGCAATACGTGATACCGCTGGCTCCAGCACGGGCACACGCAAGTCACTCATCGCCGCATTTGATTTAGCGTATCAGCAGTTTGCAGAATCAAAGGGCATCAAGACTCCGCGCTTCATAGTGCATGACGTCCTTGAAAACATCGAGGGTAAGGTGTTGCGTGACATAATCGCACGCGCCAGCACAATCAACTGCCAGTACATAGTCGCAGTCCTTAAGGAGAAGCTCGATTCGTCGCTGATACCAGCCGAGGAGCAGGGTAAACTGCAAATCCTGCAGCTTTCGATTGACGATATGCTTTTCACGCGTGGCAAAGGTGTTGCGTCGTAG
- the dcm gene encoding DNA (cytosine-5-)-methyltransferase, whose product MQLSADEVKAKRQELGLTQKEFAAALGMGPNGERTVRRWEAGETRPTAAESKYISTLGHRAPFAPAGEGKPAFTFIDLFAGIGGIRMPFQELGGRCVFSCEWDKFAQKTYRMNYGETPAGDIREVAASDIPDFDVLLAGFPCQPFSLAGVSKKRSLGRATGFEDKTQGTLFFEVARILNEKRPKAFLLENVKNLISHDRGRTFDVIMQVLQDELGYHVHYKVLDSKGWTCQHRERIYIVGFRDDVEFSWDDLDCPNSGQKAAEILEEDADARYVLSDKLWSYLKAYKAKHEAAGNGFGYGLITPSDTTRTLSARYHKDGSEILVSRGEGENPRKLTPRECARLQGFPDRFIIPVSDTQAYRQFGNSVTVPVIRSVAKLMMGACQDGLRGA is encoded by the coding sequence ATGCAATTATCAGCAGATGAGGTAAAGGCCAAGAGACAGGAGCTCGGCTTGACTCAGAAGGAATTCGCCGCTGCCCTAGGCATGGGCCCCAACGGCGAGCGAACGGTGCGCCGCTGGGAGGCAGGCGAAACAAGGCCCACCGCAGCCGAGTCGAAGTACATCTCCACCCTCGGCCATCGCGCCCCCTTTGCACCCGCAGGGGAGGGGAAGCCTGCCTTCACCTTCATCGACCTGTTCGCGGGCATCGGCGGGATCCGCATGCCGTTCCAGGAGCTGGGCGGCAGGTGCGTCTTCTCCTGCGAGTGGGATAAGTTTGCGCAGAAGACCTACCGCATGAACTACGGCGAAACCCCGGCGGGGGACATCCGTGAGGTCGCCGCTTCAGACATCCCCGACTTCGACGTGCTGCTCGCTGGCTTTCCATGCCAGCCGTTCTCGCTTGCGGGTGTGTCCAAGAAGCGCTCCCTTGGTCGCGCTACGGGCTTCGAAGACAAGACGCAGGGCACGCTCTTCTTCGAGGTTGCACGCATCCTGAACGAGAAGCGCCCGAAGGCGTTCCTGCTCGAGAACGTGAAGAATCTGATCAGTCACGACAGGGGCAGAACGTTCGACGTCATCATGCAGGTCCTCCAGGACGAGCTCGGTTACCACGTTCACTACAAGGTTCTGGACTCCAAGGGTTGGACATGCCAGCACCGCGAGCGCATCTACATTGTTGGCTTTCGCGACGATGTGGAGTTCTCTTGGGACGACCTCGACTGCCCGAACAGTGGTCAGAAAGCCGCGGAGATTCTGGAGGAGGATGCGGACGCGAGGTACGTGCTCTCCGACAAGCTGTGGTCATATTTGAAAGCATACAAGGCCAAGCACGAGGCCGCCGGCAACGGGTTCGGCTACGGTCTTATCACTCCATCGGACACCACGAGGACGCTCTCCGCACGCTATCATAAGGACGGTAGTGAGATCTTGGTCTCGCGCGGCGAGGGCGAGAACCCCCGTAAGCTGACCCCTAGAGAGTGCGCGCGCTTGCAGGGATTTCCCGACCGGTTCATAATCCCGGTCTCCGACACACAGGCCTACCGCCAGTTCGGCAATTCGGTGACGGTCCCTGTAATACGGTCGGTGGCCAAGCTCATGATGGGAGCGTGTCAGGATGGATTACGGGGCGCTTAG
- a CDS encoding type II restriction endonuclease — MDYGALSSYFDGAVSKTLADVDIDAGRSNQHEFNGTLPLRSLFGDDDIRDIRTTFAYMCDEAEPEMCDGTVTWYDARRKHPTRTEYRLYYKDNPAIRQASAGDLMVVANSDDLGLLIIFAKKGSTIESQLRWLFGFEEPDRSGYAVSKGERNRIGAVASRILGMIGIETRAPLSADIYLDDMVKRFGHTFPKGIDFTEYSISTLEGLDWADDPDRSLLACYEREELLFKVFERHLLERDLAPYLNGQLDVDGILKTTMSTFQRRKSRAGTAFEHQLEFLFKGRGIRYSAQPYTEGKSKPDFIFPSIECYRDEGFPSSSLTMLGAKTTIKERWRQVLEEANRIERKHLITLEPAVSVDYTNAMRDSKLQLVIPSQLFPTYTPSQQEWLMDVGGFCEMVEERQRVLD; from the coding sequence ATGGATTACGGGGCGCTTAGCAGCTACTTCGACGGCGCGGTCTCGAAGACCCTCGCGGACGTCGATATCGACGCAGGTAGGAGTAATCAGCACGAGTTCAACGGCACGCTGCCGCTGAGGTCGCTGTTCGGTGACGACGACATCCGCGACATCCGCACCACGTTCGCCTACATGTGCGACGAGGCGGAGCCGGAGATGTGCGACGGGACCGTGACTTGGTACGATGCGCGCCGCAAACATCCCACGAGAACCGAGTACCGTCTCTACTACAAGGACAACCCCGCCATCAGGCAGGCATCCGCTGGCGACCTCATGGTGGTCGCCAACTCCGATGACCTCGGGCTGCTCATCATCTTCGCTAAAAAAGGCTCGACCATCGAGTCGCAGCTGAGGTGGCTGTTCGGCTTCGAGGAGCCCGACCGCTCGGGCTATGCCGTATCAAAGGGCGAGCGCAACCGTATCGGTGCGGTGGCCTCGCGCATCCTCGGCATGATTGGTATCGAGACGCGCGCTCCCTTGAGCGCGGATATCTACTTGGACGATATGGTCAAGAGGTTTGGACATACGTTTCCGAAGGGCATCGACTTTACGGAGTACTCCATCTCAACCCTTGAAGGTCTCGACTGGGCGGATGACCCCGATCGAAGCCTGCTCGCGTGCTACGAGCGCGAGGAATTGCTGTTCAAGGTGTTTGAGCGCCATCTGCTTGAGAGAGACCTTGCGCCCTATTTGAACGGCCAGCTCGACGTCGACGGCATTCTGAAGACCACCATGTCGACCTTCCAGCGCAGGAAGTCCCGCGCGGGCACAGCGTTCGAGCACCAGCTTGAGTTCCTGTTCAAGGGTAGGGGAATCCGATACTCCGCACAGCCCTACACCGAGGGAAAGTCGAAGCCGGACTTCATTTTTCCGTCAATCGAGTGCTACCGGGATGAGGGGTTCCCCTCCTCGAGCCTTACGATGCTCGGTGCGAAGACGACCATCAAGGAGCGCTGGAGGCAGGTGCTCGAGGAGGCGAACCGCATCGAGCGTAAGCACCTTATCACGCTGGAGCCCGCCGTGAGCGTGGACTACACGAACGCCATGCGTGACAGCAAGCTCCAGCTCGTCATCCCCTCCCAGCTTTTCCCCACCTACACGCCTTCACAGCAAGAATGGCTCATGGATGTGGGAGGCTTCTGCGAGATGGTCGAGGAGAGGCAACGGGTACTTGACTAG
- a CDS encoding ABC-three component system middle component 6, translating to MTMLLLDRNNEPTSTVYYIAAALDGYIDQNPGLDAGQLYEVTANTLVKKEVSYDFFVMALDFLFLLGRVSIDEKGGLHVHQVA from the coding sequence ATGACGATGCTGCTGCTTGATCGCAATAATGAGCCGACGAGCACGGTCTATTACATCGCTGCCGCCTTGGATGGCTACATCGACCAGAACCCAGGCTTGGACGCCGGTCAACTCTATGAGGTAACGGCGAACACTCTGGTCAAGAAAGAAGTGAGCTACGACTTCTTTGTCATGGCTTTGGACTTTCTCTTCCTCCTCGGACGCGTGTCAATAGACGAGAAGGGAGGGCTACATGTTCATCAAGTCGCTTAG